The window CGGGCGTAACCGATGATGCGGTAAAGATTCAGGCTGCAATAGAAGGTGCGCATGCAGTAATCCTGGCGACTCCGGAATATCACGGCAGCTATTCCAGTGTCATGAAGCTTGTAATCGAAAATATGGGTTTCCCATCCCGGCTTTCCAGAAAACCTGTTGCATTGCTTGGGGTGGCTGCAGGCCGCATTGGCGCCATTAAAGCGTTAGAGCATCTCCGCAGCGTTGCCTCCCATGTGGGCGCAATAGTGCTACCGGGGCCGGTCTCTATTGCAAACGTGCAAGCAGTTTTTGATGAATCGGGTACGCTGAATGATGCAGGGGTTGAAAAGCTTATCCGCAAACTGGTGACCGGGTTGATCGACTATCTGCGTGACACAACGTGTCCGGAGGAAGCATTTGAGGCTTTTACGCGCGCCAATACAGCTTGAACTAATCACAGAACAACAGAGAAAACAATGTCAGAAAGAAAAGTCAGGGTTGTGCGACCGGGAGATAAAAAGCACACCATTTTTGGTGCCGGCGATGAATACCGGTATTTTGCAACAGCTAAAGAGACTGATGGTCACTACTTTTTTCTTGAGGGTATAGTACCTCCCGGTGGTGGACCGCCGCCACACATACAGACGCGGGAAGAGGAAGCATTCTATATTTTGGAAGGGACTGTTACGTTTTACGCACACGAGAAGGCTATAGATGCTGGCCCAGGCACTTACCTTAATATCCCCAAAGGGGCAAAACACAGTTTTAAGAATAACACGGAAGAAACAGCCCGTATGCTCATATTTTTTGCGCCGGCAGGTGTAGAAGGCTTATTTGATGAGATGGCTGGAGATACAAAAAGTGCTGCGCAGCCTGAGCAGGCACTGGATATTATGAACGAGGTGGGAGAGAAGTACGGATTACAGTTCTTTACTGAATGAATAAATAAAACACAATTGAATGGATACACCGCAGCGGTTTGAAAGTGTTCGCAAACTCTGGTACCTCTTGAAGCCTTACAGGGCGCAGGTACTTGGGCTGTCTCTATTGATCAGTGCTTCTGCTGCATTGGGGACGATAGGTCCGCAGTTTATACGGTATGCGTTTGACACAGTAATACCGAGTGGCGAAATGCAGCTGTTCATTTGGCTTGGGGGCGCATTCATGGCCTTCTACCTCATACGTGCGTGTGTTAACTACGCCGGCATGTATTACAGCTTTGCTTTCACCCAGAATATCATCAGCGATATACGGATGCGATCGTACACGCGCCTGCTTCGTTTACCGGTTGAGCGGTTCACAGCTGAGCGCTCGGGTTCGATGGTATCGCGTGTGGTATCCGATGTCAACGCCCTGCAAGGCATGATCCAGGCCGGCTCCACGCGCCTGGCGGGACAACTCTTCAGTATCCTGGTGATCCTTGCGATCGTAATCTCAATGAACTGGCAACTTGCGCTCGTCAATCTTGTGATTGTGCCGGCATTGGCCTACATCACACGTCATTACCAGGAGCCTATGCGACAGGCTTCCCGGCTCATTCGAGCCCGTGTCGGGGAAATGACGGCTGTTGCAAGCGAAGTAATCAGCAATATTCAGGTTGTGAAATCATTTGCCAGTGAGCAGAATGAAACGCAGAAGTTTGGCACCGAGAACAACGCCTACGTCCAGTTTAACCTGGACCGCCGCAAAGATGTCGGGATGATGGAAAGCCTCGTTACCGTTACAGCAGAATACGGTATCGGCGCGATCTTGCTTTTTGGTGGATGGCAAATAGTTCAGGGGGCATTGAGTGTTGGTGAGCTTACTGCGTTCTTGCTGTATCAACGGATGCTGCAGCGCCCCGTGATGTCCGTCATGTTTTTTAACAACCAGTTGCAGTCGGGGATGGCGGCCCTCGAGCGGGTGTCGGCCCTATTGGATACGGAAACAGAACAAGATGGAGATGTACAGGAACGCCCCAAGGGCAACGTTTCTTTTGATGCAGTTACGTTTACGTATCCGGGTACACAAGAGCCTGTGCTGAAGTCACTATCATTTGACATCACGCCCGGACAGACCGTGGCTTTTGTTGGTCCATCAGGTGCGGGTAAAAGTACAGTTACCCGCTTGCTGGCGCGCTTTTTTGACCCACAGGCCGGCACGATCACCATCGGTGAGCGCAATATCCAGGCCTTCGCCCTTGAGACCTTGCGGCAAGCCATTGCAATTGTGCCGCAAGAGCCCACCTTGTTCTCAGGTACGGTCCGCGAGAATATAGGCTATGCACGTCCGGATGCAACAACCGCAGATATTGAAGAAGCAGCGCGTATCGCAAATGCGCACCATTTTATCCTTGACCTGGAAGAAGGATATGAGACTAAAATTGGTGAGCGCGGGGTGAAGCTCTCGGGTGGACAAAAGCAGCGGATTGCCATCGCGCGCGCAATCTTGAAGAAAGCCAATATGCTGATTTTAGACGAAGCAACGGCTAGCCTCGATAGCGAGTCTGAAGCGATCATCCAGGATGCACTCGCCGGCGCTTTTTCAACAAACAACAACCTGATGACCCTCGTGATTGCGCATCGATTGTCTACCATTCAGGATGCTGACCGTATTCTGGTGCTGGAAGCCGGCAAACTCAGTGAATCGGGTACACACCAGGCGCTGATGGCGCAGAAAGGCTTGTACAGTCATTTGTATGAACTACAGTTTAGAGCTGAGTCTATGGATGTTAGTTAGCCGGTTGACTTATTTTACCCCGCGACATCAATATAACCTGTGAAGCTAGAACGATATGAGTACTTTGAAAACGCATGTGCGACCAATGGTTGGCCGCGACAAAGATGAGACACATCGGGCAGCAACGCCGCTAGAGCTGTTCTTTGACCTGATATCTGTTATTGCCATTGCCGCAGCTGCTACAGAGTTGCACCATGCAATTGCTGAGGATCACCTGGGCGAGGGGCTGATCGGATTTGTGCTTACCTTCTTCGGAATCTGGTGGGCCTGGATGAATTTTACCTGGTTTGCCTCTGCGTATGATACCGATGATGTACCTTATCGCATTGCGGTGATGGTAATGATGGTTGGTGCACTTCTTTTTGCCGCCGGCGTCCCGGTCTTGTTTACGGGAAGCACGCTGTTGGGCCTTGGCGGTTACATCATCATGCGACTTGCCCTCGTAAGTTTATGGTTGCGCGCCGCAAAACATGATAAAGACCGCAGAACAACGGCCATGCGCTACGCTATTGGTATTACCATCGTTCAGATAGCCTGGGTTGTTATGTTTTTTACAGCCCCCCCTGAGCTCTTTATGCCGTTGTATTTTCTTCTGATTGGTTGCGAGTTGGCTGTGCCGGTTTACGCGGAGCGCGCCGGCTCTACCACGTGGCACCGTCATCATATTGTCGAACGGTATGGGCTATTGACCATCATCGTGTTGGGGGAGTCTTTTGTCGCATTGGTCGCGGCCGTAGCTGCGACTTCAGACTTTTCGCTGCAGCACACTGAATTGAGCCTGTGGATTCTGGCCGGCCTCATCATTGTTTTTACTATGTGGTGGATCTACTTCAGCGAAAATGACTACGCTGCGCTGAATTCCATGGCTTCGGGCTTTCTCTGGGGATATGGACACTTTCTCGTTTTTGCAGCTGTGACGGCTGTGGGGGCAGGTCTTGCTGTAGGTGTCGACGTAATCACAGACCATGCAGCCGTTGGCAAAGGGATGGCAGTGGCTGCGGTGAACGTACCGCTTGCCATATTTATCCTTAGCGTGTGGATGGTCCATGAACGGTACGCAGCAAATGGATTTGTCCAGACGATGCTGATGCCGTTAGTTGCGGTGCTGATCCTTGTTAGCAGCTTTCTGGAAAGCGGGGTGCTCATTGCTGCAGTACTGATGATCGTATGCCTTACCCTGAAGTTGCGCTACCAATCTCACCGTGTCATGCAGGTTTCGGCTGCCGGTTAGCGACAAGCTGCTTGAAAAGAAAAAGCCACATCAGCGCATATGCTGATGTGGCTTTTTCACTATTGGTAGTGCTGTACTATTTAATCCGCGAAAGTACGCCGGAATATACTTTGTTTTCCCAGATGAGGCGGTAGATATACATGCCGCTCGTAGCAAAGGCTGCGCTACGCAAAGGGAGGTCGTGTTTGCCGGCAGTCAATGAAGTTTTTGTGCTATAGACTTCCTGGCCAAGGATGTTGTAAACAGCTAAATCAACGTCGCCTGCGTGGGGTAGGTTGAAAGAAACATGGGTGTTTTCGCTAAACGGGTTGGGATATGCACGAAAGAGGGTAAAGTCTTCTCCTGGAAGTTGTCCTCCATCTTCAGTGCTTGTCGCTGAAAGTCCATGGCCTTCTACAACTTTGATCGTTTGGTTTGTTGGAATATTGTAGAGGGTTTCTTCTGTACCGTTGGGCCAACGAATGACTAACTCATCAATCATGTTTGCATACGAGACGCCAAAATGTACCGGTTGCACACTTTGTCCCAGGAAATCCACGCCATCGTGGTATCTATGATATGTTTGCCCATTTGCGTGTACTGTTAATGTAGCGCCAAACGCGTCGCGGTTCGAGACTGTGCCTTCCAGATCAACTTTAAGCCAATTTAGGGATGGCGATTCATTCGTGTACAGATAGGGCGTTTCTCTCCAGTTGGCAACGAGCAGGTCGAGGTCGCCATCGTTGTCAGAATCAAAGACGACCAGTCCCCTGGCTTCTGCTTCGCCATTTGCACCAGATTTTTCAGATACGTTTGTGTATTCAAGCAGGTTGGTACCCACCAGTTGGTTTGTGAAAAAGACATTACTGAATGGCTCAATCAGAAAGCCATTGGCAACGTAGAGGTCGAGATCGCCATCGTGGTCACAATCAAAAAACTCAGTACCCCATGCCCAACCGGCACCGCTTACACCCCGCTCGACCGCCTGATTTTCAAAGCTGCCATTCCCAGTATTTACAAAAAGCGGATTAAGATAATATTCTTCGATGTTAGTGAGATAAATATCAAAGAATCCATCATTGTTATAATCCCCGACTGTTACCCCCATTCCATGCCCTTCGTCTTCAAGTCCATATGCCGCGGTTGCTTCTGTAAAACTCTTGTCTCCGTTGTTGACATAAAATTTGTTAGGGCCAAAATCATTAACCACGTAGAGGTCTGGCAGGCCATCGTTATTGGCGTCTATAGGAATAGACGTCCAGGTTAGCCCTCCGTCCTGCAGTCCTGAACCCAGGGATATATCTTTGAATGTGCCATCTCCCAGGTTTTCGTATAACCGATTGGGGGAATCGGAGTCAGCCCATACGCTAACATACAAGTCGAGATCACCATCAAGGTCTAAATCCCACCACACTGAGCTGGACGTCGCACTTCCATCGCTGTGCGACAGCCCGGCGGCTTCTGTAACGTCTGTAAAGGTACCGTTACCTTCATTCTTGAAGAGAATTTCTGGACCCACATTGGTGAGGAAAAGGTCCGGGTCGCCGTCGTTGTCATAATCAGCCCAAGAGGCACCAAATTTATTACCCATGCCACCGCGCGCAAATCCGTTCACTTTACTTAACACGCCGGCTTCTGCCGTCACATCAGTAAACTGACCGTTTCCATCGTTTTGATAGAGGCGGTTCCAGGTTTTGGGGCGATCTGGGTCGTACTGAAAGTAAGCAACCATATAGATGTCGAGATCGCCATCCATATCGTAATCGGCAACAGCGACACCGTTGTGGTCCTGGGCATCATTGATATCGAGGCCGGCGGTTTGGGTAGAAAGCTGGAAGTTTTGTGCAAGCAGTGGAGCTGGAATGCACAAGACGCAAAACAACACAGCTATATAAGCAGTGTAGCGCATGGCTAAAAATACGTTGATGGTAGTCTTTTGGTGCGTGAGCTATTCTGGTGGTGGGTCTGCTCCGCGGGTATGGGATCAGAATTTAGGCAATCCGAGGCCTTAAAGAAAGCTGCTTTAGCCGTTTTTTGGTCAATTTGGTGTGTAGTTGTACCCTTTGCAACACATTGTTAGTCTATAGAAAAGGCTTTCTGTGTGCACTAATGTATCGTGTTTTGGATCAGCTCATTGAATGCATCGCGTTCACGGAGGGGGTCCCAGCGGGGGTCGACAGCAATCGAGGGCGGCAAGTCGCCGGCAGCGGCTGCGCGCTTGATCCATATCATGGCCTCGTCTAGTTCTCCCAGGTTTATGTAGATCAGAGAGATGCTCGTTGCGCCGTTTTTACGGGTTGAGGTAAGGTATGCTTTTAGTTCATTCAGTTTTTCTTTGGCATCGGCGATATTGCCAGTTTTTGCATCCAGCTCGGCAAAGAAGCTTTCATTGTCGATACGATTCTCAGAACGGTCTAGCTGAATAGCTTTTGTAAATGCATTCTGAGCCAGCTCGTATTGATCCGATTGCAAGTACGCAAAAGCGAGGAGTTTATACGCCCGCACAAAGTCCGGCT is drawn from Bacteroidota bacterium and contains these coding sequences:
- a CDS encoding NAD(P)H-dependent oxidoreductase, whose amino-acid sequence is GVTDDAVKIQAAIEGAHAVILATPEYHGSYSSVMKLVIENMGFPSRLSRKPVALLGVAAGRIGAIKALEHLRSVASHVGAIVLPGPVSIANVQAVFDESGTLNDAGVEKLIRKLVTGLIDYLRDTTCPEEAFEAFTRANTA
- a CDS encoding cupin domain-containing protein, coding for MSERKVRVVRPGDKKHTIFGAGDEYRYFATAKETDGHYFFLEGIVPPGGGPPPHIQTREEEAFYILEGTVTFYAHEKAIDAGPGTYLNIPKGAKHSFKNNTEETARMLIFFAPAGVEGLFDEMAGDTKSAAQPEQALDIMNEVGEKYGLQFFTE
- a CDS encoding ABC transporter ATP-binding protein, with amino-acid sequence MDTPQRFESVRKLWYLLKPYRAQVLGLSLLISASAALGTIGPQFIRYAFDTVIPSGEMQLFIWLGGAFMAFYLIRACVNYAGMYYSFAFTQNIISDIRMRSYTRLLRLPVERFTAERSGSMVSRVVSDVNALQGMIQAGSTRLAGQLFSILVILAIVISMNWQLALVNLVIVPALAYITRHYQEPMRQASRLIRARVGEMTAVASEVISNIQVVKSFASEQNETQKFGTENNAYVQFNLDRRKDVGMMESLVTVTAEYGIGAILLFGGWQIVQGALSVGELTAFLLYQRMLQRPVMSVMFFNNQLQSGMAALERVSALLDTETEQDGDVQERPKGNVSFDAVTFTYPGTQEPVLKSLSFDITPGQTVAFVGPSGAGKSTVTRLLARFFDPQAGTITIGERNIQAFALETLRQAIAIVPQEPTLFSGTVRENIGYARPDATTADIEEAARIANAHHFILDLEEGYETKIGERGVKLSGGQKQRIAIARAILKKANMLILDEATASLDSESEAIIQDALAGAFSTNNNLMTLVIAHRLSTIQDADRILVLEAGKLSESGTHQALMAQKGLYSHLYELQFRAESMDVS
- a CDS encoding low temperature requirement protein A; the protein is MSTLKTHVRPMVGRDKDETHRAATPLELFFDLISVIAIAAAATELHHAIAEDHLGEGLIGFVLTFFGIWWAWMNFTWFASAYDTDDVPYRIAVMVMMVGALLFAAGVPVLFTGSTLLGLGGYIIMRLALVSLWLRAAKHDKDRRTTAMRYAIGITIVQIAWVVMFFTAPPELFMPLYFLLIGCELAVPVYAERAGSTTWHRHHIVERYGLLTIIVLGESFVALVAAVAATSDFSLQHTELSLWILAGLIIVFTMWWIYFSENDYAALNSMASGFLWGYGHFLVFAAVTAVGAGLAVGVDVITDHAAVGKGMAVAAVNVPLAIFILSVWMVHERYAANGFVQTMLMPLVAVLILVSSFLESGVLIAAVLMIVCLTLKLRYQSHRVMQVSAAG
- a CDS encoding FG-GAP-like repeat-containing protein, yielding MRYTAYIAVLFCVLCIPAPLLAQNFQLSTQTAGLDINDAQDHNGVAVADYDMDGDLDIYMVAYFQYDPDRPKTWNRLYQNDGNGQFTDVTAEAGVLSKVNGFARGGMGNKFGASWADYDNDGDPDLFLTNVGPEILFKNEGNGTFTDVTEAAGLSHSDGSATSSSVWWDLDLDGDLDLYVSVWADSDSPNRLYENLGDGTFKDISLGSGLQDGGLTWTSIPIDANNDGLPDLYVVNDFGPNKFYVNNGDKSFTEATAAYGLEDEGHGMGVTVGDYNNDGFFDIYLTNIEEYYLNPLFVNTGNGSFENQAVERGVSGAGWAWGTEFFDCDHDGDLDLYVANGFLIEPFSNVFFTNQLVGTNLLEYTNVSEKSGANGEAEARGLVVFDSDNDGDLDLLVANWRETPYLYTNESPSLNWLKVDLEGTVSNRDAFGATLTVHANGQTYHRYHDGVDFLGQSVQPVHFGVSYANMIDELVIRWPNGTEETLYNIPTNQTIKVVEGHGLSATSTEDGGQLPGEDFTLFRAYPNPFSENTHVSFNLPHAGDVDLAVYNILGQEVYSTKTSLTAGKHDLPLRSAAFATSGMYIYRLIWENKVYSGVLSRIK